A single Clostridium sp. AN503 DNA region contains:
- a CDS encoding ECF transporter S component: MKENRLLTTKNVVLMGMFGALAGVLMVFELPLPFIAPSFYGLDVSEVPVMVGTFALGPLAGAVMEVVKVLVKLVLKPTSTGFVGELANLTFGCCMVVPAGLIYKYRKTKKGAMTGLMVGTVLFTVVGVIGNALVMLPFYSNFMPLDTIIAAGAAINPAISNIWTFAVICVGPFNLVKGIVVSLITVLVYKRVSVVIHDAGSAQAEKRRSRVRA; the protein is encoded by the coding sequence ATGAAGGAAAACAGATTACTGACTACGAAAAATGTTGTGCTGATGGGCATGTTTGGCGCTCTGGCGGGTGTGCTGATGGTGTTTGAGCTGCCGCTGCCGTTTATTGCGCCGAGCTTTTATGGGCTGGATGTGAGCGAGGTGCCGGTTATGGTAGGGACCTTTGCACTGGGGCCGCTGGCTGGCGCAGTGATGGAGGTAGTCAAGGTTTTGGTGAAGCTGGTGCTCAAGCCTACCAGCACCGGTTTTGTAGGAGAATTGGCCAATCTGACCTTCGGATGCTGTATGGTAGTCCCGGCTGGCTTGATCTATAAATACCGTAAGACGAAAAAGGGCGCAATGACGGGCCTTATGGTGGGAACGGTGCTGTTTACGGTAGTTGGAGTTATCGGCAATGCGCTGGTGATGCTTCCGTTCTACTCGAATTTCATGCCGCTTGATACCATCATCGCAGCGGGCGCAGCGATCAATCCGGCGATCAGTAATATCTGGACCTTTGCGGTGATCTGTGTAGGCCCGTTCAATCTGGTAAAGGGTATCGTTGTCTCCCTGATTACAGTCCTGGTGTATAAGCGGGTCAGCGTGGTGATCCATGACGCAGGCAGCGCTCAGGCAGAGAAACGCAGAAGCAGGGTACGTGCGTAA
- a CDS encoding L-threonylcarbamoyladenylate synthase, translating into METKLIKIKDSNDIQDAELLEAAQILRDGGLVAFPTETVYGLGANALDEQAAKKIYAAKGRPSDNPLIAHISCLKELEPLVAEVPEAGRKLAQAYWPGPLTLVFPKSGRVPYGTTGGLDTVAVRMPSDPVANRLIALAGVPVAAPSANTSGRPSPTTAQHVWQDMEGKIEMILDGGPVGIGVESTIVDVSGPVPALLRPGAVTMEMLEAVVGRVEVDPTLQGPLKADVRPKAPGMKYRHYAPQAELTLVEGELDSVVGRINFLVKEKLGQKYHVGVICTDETRDRYHYGEVRSVGLRAKEETIAHNLFAVLREFDDLQVDCIYSESFSKDHLGQAIMNRLTKAAGYHIIRV; encoded by the coding sequence ATGGAAACGAAGCTGATCAAGATAAAGGATTCAAACGATATACAGGACGCGGAGCTTTTGGAGGCGGCGCAGATCCTCCGGGACGGCGGGCTGGTGGCATTTCCCACAGAGACTGTGTATGGACTGGGCGCCAATGCGCTTGACGAGCAGGCCGCGAAAAAGATCTACGCAGCGAAAGGGCGGCCGTCGGACAATCCGCTGATCGCTCATATCTCTTGCCTTAAGGAGCTGGAACCCTTGGTTGCCGAAGTGCCGGAGGCGGGAAGAAAGCTGGCACAGGCATACTGGCCGGGGCCTTTGACCCTGGTGTTCCCCAAGAGCGGCAGGGTGCCTTATGGCACTACAGGAGGCCTGGATACGGTGGCGGTGCGGATGCCCAGCGATCCGGTGGCGAACCGGCTGATCGCATTGGCGGGAGTGCCGGTCGCTGCGCCCAGCGCCAATACCTCGGGGCGGCCAAGCCCTACCACAGCACAGCATGTATGGCAGGATATGGAAGGGAAGATTGAGATGATCCTGGACGGCGGCCCGGTAGGGATCGGGGTGGAGTCCACGATCGTGGATGTGTCCGGCCCGGTGCCGGCCCTGCTCCGTCCCGGCGCGGTCACGATGGAGATGCTGGAGGCTGTAGTGGGCCGAGTAGAGGTCGATCCGACGCTTCAGGGACCGCTTAAGGCGGATGTGAGGCCGAAGGCGCCGGGGATGAAGTACCGGCACTATGCTCCGCAGGCGGAGCTGACCCTGGTGGAAGGGGAGCTGGATTCTGTGGTCGGCAGGATCAATTTTCTTGTAAAAGAAAAGCTGGGCCAGAAATATCATGTGGGCGTGATCTGCACCGATGAGACCAGAGACCGCTACCACTATGGAGAGGTGCGCAGCGTAGGACTGCGGGCGAAGGAGGAGACCATTGCCCACAACCTGTTTGCAGTCCTTCGGGAGTTTGATGATCTGCAGGTGGACTGTATTTATTCAGAGAGCTTTTCAAAGGATCACTTAGGCCAGGCCATCATGAACCGGCTGACCAAGGCGGCGGGATATCACATTATCCGTGTTTGA
- a CDS encoding glycosyl hydrolase family 18 protein has protein sequence MKRFLTTLITVFITIFILAGAAAGFFLYYKYAPSKDLADQTAWFGASGDEVAVFLDNVQAESVTGRYIDGEVYLPLTWVNENINEKFYWDAAGSQLIYTLPESIVYADGSTLGSNGKPLLVQKDDQVWLMTGLITTYTDVRMEVFDSGEVKRIFVDTVWDAEEVSAVKKDGKVRIRGGVKSDILTDVLSGAEVTVLENLENWTYVRTSDGYVGYIQNKLLEAAETRARVSTFDEPEYTSISMEEPVTLVWHQVTSQKANQSMEQLAANTKGVNVIAPTWFMLTENDGTYESLADQSYVDKAHAMGMQVWAVLDNFNRGDRVQSEVLFASTEARRKLIADLISEVKQYGIDGINLDIEGIKPEAGPHYVQFIRELSVDCRKNGIVLSVDNTVPSPYSAFYNRAEQGRVADYVIIMGYDEHTSKSEAGSVASIGYERKGIEDTLKQVPKEKVISGIPFFTRLWKEEVGETSVQSMGIEAATRWVEENQVELYWQEELGQYYGELKQGAATYSIWMEEARSIGEKMQLIRDYDLAGVACWKLGFEPPELWDVVKLP, from the coding sequence ATGAAAAGATTTCTGACGACCCTGATAACCGTTTTTATCACGATTTTCATCCTTGCAGGAGCAGCCGCAGGCTTTTTCCTCTATTATAAATACGCCCCGTCCAAAGACCTTGCCGACCAGACAGCGTGGTTTGGCGCAAGCGGCGATGAGGTGGCGGTATTTCTCGACAATGTGCAGGCCGAATCTGTGACAGGCCGGTACATCGATGGAGAGGTCTATCTTCCGCTGACCTGGGTGAACGAGAATATCAACGAGAAGTTCTACTGGGATGCGGCAGGCAGCCAGCTGATCTATACGCTGCCGGAATCCATTGTCTATGCAGATGGGTCTACCCTGGGGAGCAATGGAAAACCGCTGCTGGTCCAGAAGGACGACCAGGTGTGGCTGATGACCGGCCTGATCACCACTTATACGGATGTCCGCATGGAAGTGTTTGACAGCGGCGAGGTAAAACGGATCTTTGTGGACACGGTCTGGGATGCCGAAGAAGTTTCTGCTGTCAAGAAGGATGGAAAGGTCCGCATCCGTGGAGGAGTCAAGAGTGATATCCTGACGGATGTGCTGTCCGGGGCGGAAGTCACAGTGCTTGAGAATCTTGAGAACTGGACTTATGTGCGAACCAGCGACGGATATGTCGGCTATATCCAGAATAAACTGTTGGAGGCGGCTGAGACGCGCGCGAGGGTGAGTACCTTTGATGAGCCGGAGTACACCAGTATATCCATGGAGGAGCCGGTGACGCTGGTATGGCATCAGGTGACTTCCCAAAAGGCCAACCAGTCGATGGAGCAGCTTGCAGCCAATACAAAAGGGGTGAATGTGATCGCCCCCACCTGGTTTATGCTGACGGAGAACGACGGTACGTACGAGTCTCTTGCGGACCAGTCCTATGTGGATAAGGCCCACGCCATGGGGATGCAGGTCTGGGCGGTCCTGGACAATTTCAACCGGGGCGACCGTGTGCAGTCAGAAGTGCTTTTTGCCAGCACCGAAGCGCGAAGGAAGCTGATCGCTGATCTGATCAGTGAAGTGAAGCAGTATGGGATAGACGGGATCAACCTGGATATCGAGGGGATCAAGCCGGAGGCAGGCCCTCATTATGTGCAGTTTATCCGCGAGCTGTCTGTGGACTGCCGGAAGAATGGTATCGTACTGTCCGTGGACAATACAGTGCCGTCGCCGTACAGCGCATTTTACAACCGGGCGGAGCAGGGACGGGTGGCGGATTACGTGATCATTATGGGATATGATGAACATACATCCAAGAGCGAAGCAGGTTCTGTCGCATCTATTGGATATGAGAGAAAAGGGATTGAGGATACATTAAAGCAGGTCCCGAAGGAGAAAGTCATCAGCGGAATCCCGTTCTTTACCCGGCTGTGGAAAGAGGAGGTGGGTGAGACCAGTGTCCAGTCTATGGGGATTGAAGCCGCCACGCGGTGGGTGGAAGAAAATCAAGTGGAGTTGTACTGGCAGGAGGAGCTGGGACAGTACTACGGAGAACTGAAGCAGGGGGCGGCGACATACTCCATCTGGATGGAGGAGGCGCGTTCCATCGGGGAAAAGATGCAGCTGATCAGGGATTACGACCTGGCAGGAGTTGCGTGCTGGAAGCTGGGCTTTGAACCGCCGGAGCTTTGGGATGTGGTGAAACTGCCATAA
- a CDS encoding metallophosphoesterase — MMGWFGAGKADAGRHDMEQCNNGQCRKRTMTIFAKTAALALAAALTVCGCTRSTDVEPSVSVAPSGTAETDGTGTSGSEPFEIEPSSEAVTEEPSSGHETLETEPESGKDKPGDEQPEEGWEKNILIGTDIHYLANSLTDGGVRFRQMVEHGDGKVVTYIDEITDAFLDEVVRLRPAALILSGDLTLDGEKKSHEELAQKLYRVKDAGIPVLVIPGNHDINNRRAARFEGTERLPAEYTTPEEFREIYRDFGYDDAASEDRGSLSYVYELDEENRVLMLDTCQYRPVAKVGGAILSDTYDWIEEQLELAWDEDAYVIPVAHHNLLDESEIYVDDCTIEHGEQLVELLEDWDIPLFLSGHLHVQHCKRSDGDDGIWEMVTSSLATPACQYGALTWRDDGSFNYKTWAVDVEKWAADQKISDINLLNFNKFKDPFLREVFYNQSIDALKKVRGLTDDQRMRMSRLYSELNYYYYQGTAYLVRDGVEQDQDYQLWLDEGAAERNRNIFST, encoded by the coding sequence ATGATGGGATGGTTTGGTGCAGGGAAAGCTGATGCTGGACGGCACGACATGGAGCAGTGCAATAATGGACAGTGCAGAAAAAGAACGATGACCATTTTTGCAAAAACGGCGGCACTGGCGCTCGCGGCAGCGCTCACTGTCTGTGGATGTACGCGCAGCACAGATGTGGAACCTTCCGTATCGGTAGCACCGTCGGGTACAGCAGAGACGGATGGGACGGGGACGTCTGGATCGGAGCCGTTTGAGATTGAGCCGTCTTCAGAGGCAGTGACGGAGGAACCGTCCTCCGGGCATGAGACGCTCGAAACGGAGCCGGAATCAGGCAAAGACAAGCCTGGGGATGAGCAGCCGGAGGAAGGTTGGGAGAAGAACATCCTGATTGGAACGGATATCCACTATCTGGCCAATTCCCTGACGGACGGGGGCGTCCGGTTCCGGCAGATGGTAGAGCATGGAGATGGGAAAGTAGTCACTTATATTGATGAGATCACGGATGCGTTTCTGGACGAGGTTGTCCGGCTGCGGCCCGCCGCATTGATCCTGAGCGGGGACCTGACGTTGGACGGAGAGAAGAAGAGCCATGAGGAGCTGGCGCAGAAGCTGTACCGGGTAAAGGATGCCGGGATCCCAGTGCTCGTGATCCCGGGCAATCATGATATCAACAACCGCCGGGCGGCGAGGTTTGAGGGCACAGAACGGCTTCCGGCAGAGTACACCACGCCGGAGGAATTCCGTGAGATTTACCGGGATTTTGGGTACGATGATGCAGCCAGCGAGGACCGTGGAAGTTTAAGCTATGTGTATGAGCTGGATGAAGAGAACAGGGTGCTGATGCTGGATACCTGCCAGTACCGTCCGGTGGCGAAGGTAGGGGGCGCGATCTTAAGCGACACTTATGACTGGATTGAGGAGCAGCTGGAGCTTGCCTGGGATGAGGACGCGTATGTGATACCGGTGGCGCACCACAATCTTCTGGATGAGAGTGAGATCTACGTGGACGACTGTACGATTGAGCATGGGGAACAGCTGGTGGAGCTTCTGGAGGACTGGGATATCCCTCTGTTTTTAAGCGGTCATCTCCACGTGCAGCACTGCAAGCGGTCGGATGGGGACGACGGTATCTGGGAGATGGTGACCAGCTCCCTGGCGACGCCGGCCTGCCAGTATGGCGCGCTCACCTGGAGAGACGACGGCAGCTTCAACTACAAGACATGGGCTGTAGATGTGGAAAAATGGGCAGCGGACCAGAAGATTTCCGATATTAACCTGCTGAACTTCAATAAGTTCAAGGACCCGTTTTTGCGGGAGGTATTTTACAATCAGTCCATAGACGCTCTGAAAAAAGTGAGAGGGCTTACGGATGACCAAAGGATGCGGATGTCCCGCCTGTATTCAGAGCTGAATTACTATTATTACCAGGGGACGGCATATCTGGTAAGGGACGGCGTGGAGCAGGATCAGGATTACCAGTTGTGGCTGGACGAGGGCGCGGCTGAGAGGAATCGGAATATCTTCAGTACATAA
- a CDS encoding LysR family transcriptional regulator: protein MTIRHIRIFMEVCSCQCNLTRAAEQMYMSQPAVTLAIKEIEQQYGVRLFDRLGKRLYLTEAGKQLQSYAMRIGALFDDMEKGMKNWDALGVLRIGSSITVGSQFMPDYVSVFSQLYPDTDVRVQIGTSDMIERKLLENKLDFALVETPVHQEHLVSEAYMEDALAVIAPARMPFHENQVLSTEEFVRQRLLLRELGSGTREVFNQVMERHDLHVAPVWEAMSTTALVNAVIHGLGIAVVPRRMVSGVVEQGQVYELKVDGLEFCRCFYIVYHRDKLLTKSMEAFISLCRYYELDYPLPRYSGLSTAG, encoded by the coding sequence ATGACAATCCGGCATATCCGCATTTTTATGGAGGTCTGCAGCTGCCAGTGCAATCTGACACGGGCCGCGGAGCAGATGTATATGTCACAGCCCGCAGTGACGCTCGCCATCAAGGAGATCGAGCAGCAGTACGGCGTCCGCCTGTTTGACCGGCTGGGCAAGCGGCTGTATCTGACAGAGGCAGGCAAGCAGCTTCAGTCCTATGCGATGCGCATCGGAGCCCTGTTTGATGACATGGAAAAGGGCATGAAGAACTGGGATGCCCTGGGGGTCCTTCGCATCGGTTCCAGCATCACGGTTGGCTCCCAGTTTATGCCGGATTATGTGTCTGTATTTTCTCAGCTCTACCCGGATACCGATGTGCGCGTGCAGATCGGGACCTCTGATATGATCGAGCGGAAGCTGTTGGAGAATAAACTGGATTTTGCTCTGGTGGAGACTCCGGTACATCAGGAGCATCTTGTTTCCGAGGCATATATGGAGGATGCCCTTGCGGTGATCGCCCCGGCCAGGATGCCGTTTCATGAGAACCAGGTCTTAAGTACGGAGGAATTTGTGCGGCAGAGGCTTCTTCTGCGGGAGCTGGGGAGCGGGACGCGGGAGGTGTTCAACCAGGTGATGGAGCGCCATGACCTGCATGTGGCTCCCGTGTGGGAGGCCATGAGCACCACGGCGCTGGTCAATGCGGTCATCCACGGACTGGGTATCGCGGTGGTCCCCCGGCGTATGGTGTCGGGCGTGGTGGAGCAGGGGCAGGTGTATGAACTGAAGGTGGATGGGCTGGAGTTTTGCAGGTGTTTTTATATCGTATATCACAGGGATAAGCTTTTGACAAAGTCCATGGAGGCGTTTATCAGCCTTTGTAGATATTATGAGCTGGATTATCCGCTGCCGCGGTACAGTGGGTTGAGTACGGCAGGGTAA
- a CDS encoding N-acetylmuramoyl-L-alanine amidase: MENRKAEMLMAALLLVFVFLISRHAGMMVSGQNVVAGRKKPVVVIDSGHGGNDPGKIGVDGSLEKDINLQIAKQLREYLEASDVEVVMTREDDRGLYESSDSHKKMADMKNRCARIEEASPDIVVSIHQNSYHEEPISGGQVFYYKDSEKGKKLAEILQKRFDFVLGDKNTRQAKPNGNYYLLLHVKQPIVIVECGFLSNWKEAAALNSEEYQNRLAWTIHMGIMQYLNSQ, from the coding sequence GTGGAGAATCGGAAAGCGGAAATGTTGATGGCAGCGCTGCTGCTGGTCTTTGTATTTTTGATATCCCGTCATGCGGGGATGATGGTTTCCGGTCAGAATGTGGTGGCGGGCAGGAAAAAGCCGGTTGTTGTGATCGACAGCGGGCACGGCGGTAATGATCCCGGCAAGATCGGCGTGGACGGAAGCCTGGAGAAAGACATTAACCTCCAGATCGCAAAACAACTGCGGGAATATCTGGAGGCTTCCGACGTGGAGGTCGTTATGACCCGGGAGGATGACAGAGGTCTCTACGAGAGCAGTGACAGCCATAAAAAGATGGCGGATATGAAGAACCGGTGTGCCAGGATAGAAGAGGCGTCGCCGGATATCGTGGTCAGCATCCATCAGAACAGTTACCATGAAGAACCGATCTCAGGCGGCCAGGTTTTCTATTACAAGGATTCGGAGAAAGGAAAAAAGCTGGCGGAGATTTTGCAGAAGCGCTTTGATTTTGTTTTAGGAGATAAAAATACCCGTCAGGCGAAGCCCAACGGGAACTATTATCTGCTGCTGCATGTGAAGCAGCCCATTGTGATCGTGGAATGCGGTTTTTTGTCCAACTGGAAAGAAGCCGCGGCTCTGAATTCCGAAGAGTATCAGAACCGGCTGGCCTGGACGATCCATATGGGGATCATGCAGTATCTAAACAGCCAGTGA
- a CDS encoding ABC transporter substrate-binding protein, translating to MLKRYLAGIALLTMITVSGCSTKATETSSETNASKVSASETNTDAGTSSDVLEIEFWHALENQYQATLNRVISDFNNTHDDMVVKPLYIGNYTALNEAIVSANAAETSLPGVAMANIPYVTAYGAGGLCEDLGPYIQRDNFEIDDFGEGLIQAAKYEDTQVALPFLVSTEVIYYNRDKMNELGLEIPETWNELPRFLEQASDVAADGTTNRYGMVFPGWITWYYEPFFINNGVSLVTAEGTTDLASENSVKVVSDIKDWAKKGYTYLATGEDAASVMRQNFIDGKALSVVYTSSLYDTIVDSCSFDVGMAWLPGGETKEQVLGGNVLFLPAKNDQKIKDASWEFLSYLMSKEVNMIWASESGYLPTRKSVQETDEGKAFLKQKPEFQIIFDNLDIITPGIQRTDWSQVSTAWRNWMDEIIQEDLDVEASLKEMEVEINEILSGS from the coding sequence ATGTTGAAAAGGTATTTGGCAGGAATCGCATTACTTACAATGATAACTGTAAGCGGCTGCTCTACTAAAGCCACGGAAACATCATCTGAAACAAACGCTTCCAAGGTTTCTGCATCTGAAACAAATACAGATGCCGGCACTTCTTCCGACGTGTTAGAGATTGAATTCTGGCATGCGCTGGAGAACCAGTATCAAGCAACTTTAAACCGCGTTATCAGCGATTTTAACAACACCCATGACGATATGGTAGTAAAGCCCCTGTATATTGGGAACTATACTGCGCTGAATGAAGCTATCGTTTCCGCCAATGCTGCAGAGACAAGCCTGCCCGGCGTAGCTATGGCGAATATCCCCTATGTAACCGCGTATGGCGCCGGCGGCTTATGTGAAGATCTGGGGCCCTACATTCAACGTGACAATTTTGAAATAGACGACTTTGGAGAAGGTCTGATCCAGGCTGCAAAATACGAGGACACCCAGGTTGCCCTGCCATTTCTCGTATCCACGGAAGTGATCTATTACAATCGGGATAAGATGAATGAATTAGGTCTGGAAATACCTGAAACATGGAATGAACTGCCCCGGTTTTTAGAACAGGCCTCCGATGTCGCTGCGGATGGCACCACAAACCGCTATGGCATGGTATTCCCCGGCTGGATTACATGGTATTATGAACCTTTCTTTATAAATAACGGGGTTTCCCTGGTCACTGCGGAAGGTACGACCGATCTTGCATCAGAAAATTCTGTAAAAGTGGTTTCTGATATAAAGGATTGGGCGAAAAAAGGATATACCTATCTTGCAACCGGAGAAGATGCCGCCTCTGTCATGCGTCAGAACTTTATTGATGGAAAGGCTCTGTCCGTAGTTTATACCAGCTCGCTGTATGACACAATCGTCGATAGCTGCAGCTTTGACGTTGGGATGGCATGGCTGCCCGGAGGCGAGACAAAAGAACAGGTATTGGGAGGAAATGTCCTGTTTCTCCCGGCTAAAAATGATCAGAAGATAAAAGACGCCTCCTGGGAATTTCTCTCGTACTTAATGAGCAAAGAAGTCAATATGATATGGGCTTCTGAATCAGGTTACCTGCCCACGAGAAAATCCGTACAGGAAACGGATGAAGGCAAAGCCTTTTTAAAACAGAAGCCGGAATTTCAGATTATTTTTGATAATCTCGACATCATCACTCCCGGGATCCAGCGCACTGATTGGAGTCAGGTATCCACCGCATGGAGGAATTGGATGGATGAGATCATCCAGGAAGACCTTGACGTAGAGGCGTCTCTGAAAGAGATGGAGGTAGAGATCAACGAAATATTGAGCGGCTCATAA
- a CDS encoding chromate transporter — protein sequence MIYVLLFTAFLKIGAFSFGGGYAAMPLIQAQVIDKFHWLTMTDFSDLVTIAEMTPGPIAVNSATFVGNQIAGIPGGLVATFGCILPSCIFVTVLTKLYTKYRNLTLMQGILTSLRPAVVAMILNAGITIMMPCFFADSHISFAGGNFQIRFFLYFLGALFALRKFKIDPIKVMVSCGVLEALFQLMI from the coding sequence ATGATCTATGTACTTTTGTTTACCGCGTTCCTAAAAATAGGCGCTTTCAGCTTTGGCGGCGGATATGCCGCCATGCCTCTGATCCAGGCACAGGTGATCGACAAATTCCACTGGCTTACGATGACTGATTTTTCTGATCTGGTCACGATCGCAGAGATGACGCCGGGTCCGATCGCCGTTAACTCCGCAACCTTTGTGGGCAATCAGATCGCAGGGATCCCAGGCGGGCTGGTCGCCACCTTTGGCTGCATCCTGCCCTCCTGTATCTTTGTCACCGTGTTGACCAAATTATATACAAAATACCGCAATCTGACCCTGATGCAGGGGATCCTGACCTCCCTGCGCCCGGCTGTGGTCGCCATGATCTTAAATGCGGGTATTACCATCATGATGCCATGCTTTTTTGCCGACAGCCATATTTCCTTTGCAGGAGGCAATTTCCAGATCCGGTTTTTCCTTTATTTCCTCGGCGCGCTTTTTGCACTGCGCAAATTTAAGATCGACCCGATCAAAGTCATGGTTAGCTGCGGGGTTTTAGAGGCGTTGTTCCAGCTCATGATCTGA
- a CDS encoding sugar phosphate isomerase/epimerase family protein: protein MKLSTTTLFYGPRPDGSVGPMLESIRRIHKAGFRDLDLNFAWTRRNKTELYHDDWKEWIQKCKEVIDELGMTVSQSHAPFYNVIDPDYPYREVEEEMVRRSIIASSELGADIVVIHGGSRPYRPDYRKNKQENMEYFKPHLEFAAKHGVTLAIENLFDLNDSEKRVRVPRYLADPEDLIDLVDTLHQSYDNVGIVWDFGHANLMNWNQPECLEMMGDRLIATHVQDNYGVIDDHLLPYLGTIEWAPIMKTLKKINYQGAFAYETHKMTDRLPDPMIDAMMHYAYELGVYLLTLAE from the coding sequence ATGAAGCTATCAACTACAACATTATTTTATGGTCCGAGGCCAGACGGGAGCGTAGGTCCCATGCTGGAAAGCATCCGCAGAATCCATAAAGCCGGTTTTAGGGATTTAGACCTTAACTTTGCATGGACCAGAAGAAATAAGACAGAGTTATATCATGATGACTGGAAGGAGTGGATCCAGAAATGCAAGGAGGTCATTGACGAGCTTGGGATGACTGTCAGCCAGTCCCACGCCCCCTTCTATAATGTCATTGATCCGGATTATCCTTATCGTGAGGTTGAGGAAGAGATGGTACGCCGTTCTATCATTGCCTCGTCAGAACTCGGCGCTGATATTGTAGTAATCCACGGGGGATCACGCCCTTATCGTCCGGATTACAGGAAAAACAAACAGGAAAATATGGAATATTTCAAACCACATCTGGAATTTGCAGCTAAACACGGTGTGACACTGGCTATAGAAAATCTGTTTGATTTAAACGACAGCGAAAAACGGGTACGGGTGCCCCGTTATCTGGCTGACCCGGAGGATCTGATCGATCTGGTAGACACCCTGCACCAGTCTTATGACAATGTAGGGATTGTCTGGGATTTTGGACATGCAAATCTAATGAACTGGAACCAGCCGGAATGCCTTGAAATGATGGGGGACCGTCTGATTGCCACACATGTCCAGGATAACTATGGTGTGATCGATGATCATCTGCTTCCGTATCTGGGGACTATAGAATGGGCGCCCATCATGAAAACGTTAAAAAAGATCAACTATCAGGGGGCATTTGCATATGAAACTCATAAAATGACAGACCGGCTTCCGGATCCAATGATCGACGCAATGATGCACTATGCATATGAACTGGGGGTATATCTGCTCACACTTGCGGAATAA
- a CDS encoding chromate transporter — protein MKKEILRKLFFSTLYLSTFTFGGGYVIVTLLKNKFVDELHWIDEEEMMDLVAIAQSSPGAIAVNGSIVVGYKLAGIPGIFCAVAGAIIPPFVILTIVSFFYSAFRSNTVIQALLGGMRSGVCAVIISVVYDMTCGIAKTKDWLLFVIMAAAFIANFYFKVNVVYIILLTALVGVVRTLLSQKAKEAK, from the coding sequence ATGAAAAAAGAAATTTTAAGAAAACTGTTCTTTTCAACGCTGTATTTAAGCACCTTCACCTTCGGCGGCGGCTACGTGATCGTCACCCTGCTGAAGAACAAATTCGTGGATGAGCTCCACTGGATCGACGAGGAGGAAATGATGGATCTTGTAGCCATCGCCCAGTCCTCTCCCGGCGCGATCGCCGTAAACGGTTCGATCGTGGTAGGCTACAAGCTGGCCGGCATCCCCGGCATCTTCTGTGCTGTTGCCGGGGCCATCATCCCACCGTTTGTGATCCTCACCATTGTATCCTTCTTTTACAGCGCATTCCGCAGCAATACCGTCATACAGGCTCTGCTGGGAGGAATGCGGTCAGGCGTCTGCGCAGTCATCATTTCCGTTGTATACGACATGACCTGCGGTATCGCAAAGACGAAAGACTGGCTCCTGTTTGTCATTATGGCGGCAGCATTTATTGCCAACTTCTATTTTAAAGTGAATGTTGTTTATATTATCCTTCTGACAGCCCTTGTAGGCGTTGTCCGCACACTTTTGAGCCAGAAGGCAAAGGAGGCCAAATAA
- a CDS encoding HAD-IIA family hydrolase, whose protein sequence is MLDMDGTFYLGEHMIDGSLEFLRTLEYTGRRYMFFTNNSSKSAETYVKKLRSMNCSVDASQIMTSGDVMIEYLKQYYPGHSVYLLGTGSLKTSFLQSGIPLTEEQPDIVVVGFDTTLTYHKLERACSFIRNGALFLATHMDINCPIEDGFIPDCGALCAAITRSTGKAPKYMGKPFPETIEQILKKTGAPRDQIAFVGDRLYTDVAAGVNNGVTGFLVLTGETKTADLDRAKIRPDGVFLSLKEMGDLLRTSAEKIILC, encoded by the coding sequence GTGCTGGATATGGACGGTACTTTTTATCTTGGCGAACACATGATAGACGGATCTCTGGAGTTTCTGCGGACATTGGAATATACAGGACGCCGTTATATGTTCTTTACCAATAACTCATCCAAATCTGCGGAAACATATGTAAAAAAGCTGAGATCCATGAACTGTTCTGTTGACGCCAGCCAGATCATGACTTCGGGAGATGTAATGATTGAATATTTAAAGCAGTATTATCCGGGACACAGCGTGTATTTATTGGGAACCGGCTCGTTAAAGACAAGCTTTCTGCAATCCGGTATCCCACTGACAGAAGAACAGCCTGACATTGTAGTAGTGGGATTTGACACAACACTGACTTACCATAAGTTAGAACGTGCATGCAGTTTTATCCGGAATGGCGCGTTATTTCTGGCTACCCATATGGATATTAACTGCCCAATAGAAGACGGGTTTATTCCGGACTGCGGTGCTCTTTGTGCAGCTATTACACGTTCAACGGGAAAAGCACCCAAATATATGGGCAAGCCGTTTCCAGAAACCATCGAACAGATTTTAAAGAAGACCGGCGCTCCCAGAGACCAGATCGCTTTTGTCGGTGACCGGTTATATACTGACGTAGCTGCAGGTGTAAATAACGGAGTTACCGGCTTTCTGGTGCTGACCGGAGAAACAAAAACAGCAGACCTTGATCGCGCAAAAATACGTCCCGACGGTGTCTTTCTCTCCCTAAAAGAGATGGGGGATCTGCTGAGAACATCTGCTGAAAAGATAATTTTGTGTTGA